The genome window TGAGTACGTCAGGCAGGTCGAGCGGCTCACGGGGCTGCGGTTCGAGATCGTGCACACCGGCGGCTGGGGCACGGTAACGGAAATGCTGAAGCACAAGGAGGTGGATGTGTTGCCTGCGACCTTGCGCGGGCTCACCACGGCTTCCGTGGCTGACCAGATCACCTTTACCCATAACTACTTTATCGGCACCACGGTGGTCATTACCCGAGAGCAGGGAACGTCCATCTATGACCTGCAAAAGCTGGACGGCAAAACCGTGTCCCTCAAGGGCGGAGGGGCTTATCAGGACCGGATCCAGACGCTGTACCCGAATGTGAAAATCCTGCCCAGCCATAAACCGGACCAGGAACTCAGGGCCGTGGTCAGTGGTGAGGCCGATGCCGTGGTGGGGGCCGGCGCCGTATTGCTGCCGTACCTGACGCGCAAATACCAGGGCGTACTGCATGTGGCGGGCGCCATCGGCAGCCTGCCGATGGAGCTGTCCATGGGGGTACGTGAAGATTTGCCGGTGTTGCACAGCATCATCAACAAGGCGTTGTCTTCACTCAGCGCCAAAGAAACCGACCAAATGGTCGAGCGCTGGTTCTGCAAAACGGACTATGGCGCACCCTCATTGCCGGTATTGCTCATCTACTATTCGCCGCAAATTACCCTCATCGTGTTCAGCCTGTTGCTGATCAGTGGCTTTGCCTTGCACGCCCGGAGCCAGCGTCGCCGTGCCGTACGCAGCGAAAAAGAAAAAACCATGTTCCTGGCGGTGCTGAGCCATGAGATCCGCTCGCCCATGAACGCGATCCTGGCTTCCATGGAGCTGCTGCAGCAATTCGAGTTACCGAAAGAGCCGCGACGCCTCCTGGATGTGGCGTCCAACAGCGCTGAACACTTGTTGAGGCTGCTTGACGACGTATTGGATATCTCCAAGCTGGAGGCCGGCCGGCTTCAACTGGATATTGCTCCGCTGGACATCATGGACCTGTCTCGTACGGTCACCGATCTGTTGAACTTCGGGGCACAGGAAAAAGGCATCGCCCTGACATTGATAGAAGACGGCCCCATTACCCGGCGGCTGATCCTTGACCGGTTACGGGTCGGGCAGGTCTTGCACAACCTGATTGGCAATGCCGTGAAGTTCACGCTGAGCGGCGGTGTCACTGTCACTCTTCGCCATGAAACGATTGCCTCGAAGGAGCACCGGGCGGGGCTGTATGTGCGTATTGCCGATAGCGGTATCGGCATGGATATGACGGCCCGGGGGCGCTTGTTCAAGCCTTATTCCCAGGCGTCCGCTTCAACGGCGCGTAAGTTTGGCGGTACCGGGCTGGGCCTGCTCATTTGCAGACAACTGGTTGAGCTGATGGAGGGCACGATTGAAGTCGACAGCGAGCTGAACCGCGGTACGACGATCACCGTGTACTTGCCTTGCGAAACGGGCACGGCCCTGGGGCCGGTGCATGACAAAGCGCAAACTTCACCCAAACAGAAGCTTCAACTCACTGAAACCAGCCAGCTCAACGTGCTGCTGGTCGAGGACACCTTCGCTAACCAGGCGGTGTTTCAGGCACAGCTTGATGTATTGGGCTGTCGTCACCGGCTCGCCGCAGACGGTTTGTCGGCATTGCGCGCGCTGGACGAAGCTGAATATGACATCGTACTGCTGGACTGCGACCTGCCCGACATCACCGGGTATGACTTCGCACGGCGTTGGCGTGAGCAGGAAACGGCTCGAGGCTTGGCGCCCACACCGATCCTGGCCATTTCGGCCTCGACCGACTTCAGTCATACCTCAGCCTGCTTTGAGGCGGGCATGGATGGCGTGCTAAAAAAACCTATCAAGCTAGACAGTTTACGTGATGCCCTGCAACTTTGGAGCGAGGCATCGCTTGAGCATGTGATCGATGACGTGCCGGTACAAGAAATGTTGGACCTCAACGCCGTTGTACAGGAGCTTAAGGCTGACTTTCATGGTTTAAAACTCGCTCATGAGTCTGGCAATGCAGAGGAGGCCGCTCGCTACGCCCATCGTTTGGTGGGCGCGTGCGAAGTTCTGAAAATGCCTCCCCAGACAGCGGCACAGGCACGGCGACTGGAACATAGATTCCGACAGGGCGTAGGTGACACAAACGCAATAAGCTCGCTAGAACTGGATGAATTTGAGTGCAGCTTATATGACTGGGCGACGACAAGTGCCGCCCGTCCTTTTATTAACGATTGAACAAAAACTATCGATTATTGCGGCCTGACGTTGCTGTTTAATCCTTGTCTGATAGGTCCCGTGGTTTCTCCCCAGTACAGTAGTGTATATGTCGCGACTTAGCCGAACGAGGGGAAGACCATGCCAGGAGAACAAAGGGTAGGCCAGACTAAATCGCCTCGCGTACTTATTGTGGGTGACGGCGGTAAATGGGCCGCAAGTAGTCTTTGGTATAAGCCCACCGTGGTCGCAGACCTAGAGGCGGCAAGCAAGGTGCTACATACACGTAAATTCGACCTTGTTCTCAACCCTGTCTCGGCCGGCCATGATGACGGCATGGCATTGCCCTCGCTTCTGTTGAACCTGGGCCAGCAAGGTGTGTTGTCGCAGTTGCCTCATGTTCTATGGTGCAGCGATTCCACCTCGGGTGTGCTGGATTCCCATGCTCAGTTGGCACGAGATGCCGGTGTGTCAGTTCAGGTAGTTCCTTCGTTAAGCTCCGACACGGCTCAGGATGTATTGAAGGTGCTTGCGAAAGGCCATTCCAACGGCTCGCAGTACGTAGCAAGTGACTTGTGTGGCGTGACGGATCAGGAACTTCTAAAAGCGTTACTGGCCAACCTCGATATCCGAATTGTGTTGCAGCCTCAGGTTGATCTGATCACCGGGAAGTATGTCGGGGCTGAGGCCCTGGCGCGGTGGCAACACCCGGTGTTGGGGAATATCTCGCCGTCGGTATTCGTCCCCTTGGCTAACAACGCTGGTCTTAACGTTCTGCTGTTTCACTATGTCGAAGCCAAAGTCGTGGCGCTGTTACGTCGCTTGAAAAAACTTGGCATTGCCATACCCATTTCAGCCAATGCATCTGCCATCACCTTGTGCACGCCGGGGCTTGCCAACCGGCTGGAGCAGCGCCTCAAGCTGGCTGAAGTGCCGAACTCACTGTTCAAAATTGAACTGACCGAAGATGTACCTATCGATGACATGTTGCCGTTGTCGACGGCTCTTTGTGGGCTGCGTCTTCGCGGGTTCTCGGTTGCCATGGATGATTTCGGTTGCGGTGCCTCCACTCTGAATCTGCTTACCCGGCTGCCGTTTTCCGAGCTGAAAATCGACGGACGTTTTGTGCGTGGCATGGCCCACAAACCGGGTTGTAGGGCGGCCGTCTCCGGTGCGATCGCGATTGCGCGTGAGATGAAGCTGGAGTTTGTCGCCGAGGGAATAGAAACGCCGGAGCAGATAGAAACGTTGCTCGATGCAGGATGCCGTGTGGGTCAGGGCTTTGCGTTGTCACCTCCGTTAGAGGTCAACGACTTCATCCGTGCATTGGCGTCGAACGCACAGTCGGCGTAAAGCCATAAGCCACGCCGCGGTGATAATAAGCGGCAAGTTTTACGTTGGTTGGTTTCATTACTTTTTATAAACACGCTCCAGGCACTCATCTGCGGATGGCTTTGCCGTGCGTGAACTTATGCCTGGAGCAATGGCTAATGATTGATAAAACCCTACGCATCCTGATTGCAGACGAACACCACAGCCAATTATTACACATTGAAAAGTTGCTGAATGGTCTTGGGTACTTCCGGGTTGCTCCAGTCCGCACTTTTGACGAGTTGGTGCAACTGACCAGCACTCCGAATGAGCTGTTTAATTTGGTCATCGTGAACAAGGCGCTGGCCTTGCCTTATGGCGTCGACATTGCCGAGTTTTGCCGTACACAAACGCAAATCCAACATGCACTTTTCTACGAAAATCAAACCACGATGCTTGAGCTCTCTCTTGAGTGTCATGACCAGCTTGTGCATGCGTCTCTGGCCGATGTTCTGGACGCCAGCTCGCTAAATACCTTGATGTACATCATTGATCCGCCGGCGCAGCGGCCACGCCTGAAACTATTGCTGCAACCTCATGGAGCCCTTTCCATGTAACGGGCAGCCTTAATAGCTAACGATGCGTTTAAGGAGGTGGCCAACAGCTGTTTAGCAACATTGTTGTTTGGTTTTAGTCGTTCTCACTTTATTGGCGGGAGCGTTGAGCACTATCTAATTCAGAAAAACCGGAGAGTCTGATGAGTATTCAAACTATGGGCCGTCGAGCAGGTTATTTGGTCCTGTTCGCTACGGTGGTGTCGGTCCTGAGTGCGTGTGCAAGTGCGCCAGTACCCAGTGAACAAATTTCCTTGTCGACGAATGCCGTGAATCGGGCAGTGTCGGCGGGCGCAACTGAATATGCGCCGGAGCAAATGAAAACCGCCCAAGACAAGATGTTCCTGATGGAGCGTGCGGTGGGCGAGAAGAACTACGCCCAGGCCAAGATCCTCGCAGAACAGATCGAGGTGGATGCGGCACTGGCTGAGCGTACGGCACGCACGGCCAAGACCCAGAAACAGCTGCGCGATGCCCAGAGCGGTATCCAAGTGCTCAAGCAAGAAATGCTGCAGGCGCCTGATTCGGCACCGTCCCCCGTCCGGTCCGTGTTTTAACCAAGGAGTTCTCCATGCGTGTTTCACTATTGTTCCCTGCCGCTTGCGCAATCACGCTCGTGCTGGCGGGTTGTGCCGCGACTCCAGAGAATCCTCAGTTGATCGAGGCGCGACAACTTTTTTCCAAACTCCAGAGCCAGCCTTAATCGAACACCCTGGCGGCGCTGGAAACCAAGGACGCCTTCACGGCGCTTGGCAAGGCCGACCTGCTGTCCATACGAGACCGTAAATCCCCGGAGATTGATCAGTTGGCCTACGTTGCCAAGCAGAAGATCTCTCTGGCTGAACAGACCATTCTCGGTCGCAAGGCAGAAGCGGGCTTGAGCACGATTGATGCGCAACGCACCCAGGTTCAACTGGATGTACGGACCCAACAGCTCAAGGCCTTGCAGGCGATGAAAGCCAAGCAGACGCCTCGGGGCGAAGTGGTCACCTTTGGCGATGTGTTGTTCGATACCGGCAAAGCCAACCTCAAGCCCGGCAACCAACGCAACGTTCAGCAGTTGGCGGACTTTTTGGTCAGCAACCCTGAGCGAAAAGTACTGATCGAAGGCTTCACCGACAGCGTGGGGGCAGACGCCTTCAACCAGCGCTTGTCTGACCAACGCGCGCAAAGCGTGGCCTTCGCCCTGCAGCGTTTGGGTGTCGATATGAGCCGTATCACCACTAAGGGATACGGCAAGCAATACCCGATTGCCGATGATTCGTCGGCCCAGTCCCTTCAACTGAATCGTCGTGTGGAAGTGATCATTTCCAATGCCGAATCGGCGGTGGATAGCCGCGGATAACGGCACAACTTACAGAGGAAAATAGAGCATGAGCGAAACCAAAGTGCTGACCACCGCCAGCGGTGCCCCAGTCTCCGACAACCAGAACTCTCGTTCCGCTGGCCCGCGCGGTCCGCTTCTGCTCGATGATTTTCATCTGATCGAGAAACTGGCCCACTTCAACCGTGAAAATATTCCTGAGCGCCGCGTGCACGCTAAGGGGTCGGGTGCTTACGGTACCTTTACCGTTACCCGGGACATCAGCAAGTACACCAGCGCCAAGCTTTTTGAGTCCGTGGGTAAGCAAACCCCGACGTTCCTGCGGTTCTCAACCGTAGGCGGTGAGCGGGGTTCAGCGGATACCGAGCGTGACCCGCGTGGTTTCGCTCTGAAGTTTTATACCGAGGAAGGCAACTGGGACATCGTCGGAAACAACACGCCGGTGTTCTTCATTCGTGATCCACTGAAGTTTCCTGACTTCATCCATACCCAGAAGCGCCTGCCGCAAAGCAACCTGAAGAGCGCTCAGGCGATGTGGGACTTCTGGTCGTACTCTCCCGAGGCCCTGCACCAGATCACGATCCTGTTCTCGGATCGGGGGATTCCAGACGGCTACCGGCATATGCACGGCTTCGGCAGCCACACCTACAGTCTGATCAACGCCAAGGGCGAGCGTCACTGGGTGAAATGGCATTACAAGACCCAGCAAGGCATCAAGAATTTGACACCGGACGCGGCGGCTCGCTTGGCCGGTACCGACCCGGATTACGCTCAGCGTGACCTGTTCAACGCCATCGAACACGGCGACTTTCCACGGTGGAGCGTGTGCATCCAAGTCATGAGCGAAGCACAGGCGTCGGCTCATTACGAGAACCCGTTCGACGTGACCAAGACTTGGTCGCAGAAGGAGTTCCCGTTGATCGAAATCGGTGAGCTGGAGCTGAACCGCAACCCGCTGAACTATTTTGCTGAAGTCGAGCAGGCGGCATTTGGTCCCAGCAACGTGGTGCCAGGCGTCGGCCTGTCGCCGGACCGCATGCTGCAGGGCCGAGTATTCGCTTATGCCGACGCTCACCGCTATCGGGTAGGTACAAACCACCAGCAGTTACCGGTCAACGCTCCACGCAGCCCGGTGAACAACCACCAGCGTGACGGCGCCATGGCGTTTGGCAGCAATGGCGGCGCGGCCGCGAACTATGAGTCGAATAGCTACGCCGACGCGCCGCAACAGGCTCCTCGTTACGCGGATCCAGCCCTGGTCCTTAGCGGCGCGGCCGACCGTTTCGATCACCGTGAAGACACTGACTACTACAGCCAAGCAGGCGCCTTGTTCCGTCTGATGAACGATCAGCAACGTGCGCTGTTGATCGACAACATCGCCGGTGCGATGGCGGGTGTCAGTGCGCAGGTTATTCTGCGTCAGTTGCAGTATTTCTTCAAGGCCGATCCGGCTTATGGAGAGGGGATCGCACAAGCTTTGGGTGTATCACTTAACTAAGGAAATCCTGAAAAAGACTTCCTGATTTGGCAAAATCTCCGGACACCAATCGCCGAGCTTTTCAATGAAGCAAATGACCTTCGCCGATGCCGAGTACGCCGGTAAGCGCAAGCAGACCCGCAAGGAATTGTTCCTGATCGAGATACATCGGGTCGTACCCTGGAAGGGTTTGATTGCCCTGATCCAACCTCATTACCCGACGGGCGAAGGGGGGCGTCCGGCCTATCCTTTGATGGCGATGCTGCGGGTTCATCTCATGCAGAACTGGTTCGGTTACAGCGATCCTGCGATGGAAGAAGCGCTGTACGAGACGACGATCTTGCGCCAGTTTTCAGGTCTGAGCCTGGAGCGGATCCCAGATGAAACTACCATCCTCAACTTCCGTCGCCTGCTGGAAAAGCACGAGTTGGCCGCTGGTATTCTCGGCGTGATCAATGGCTATCTGGGCGACCGCGGCTTGTCGCTGCGACAAGGCACCATCGTCGATGCCACGCTGATTCATGCGCCCAGTTCGACCAAGAACAAGGACGGCAAACGCGACCTTGAGATGCATCAAACCAAGAAAGGTAACCAGTATTACTTCGGTGCCAAAGCTCACATTGGTGTCGACGATGAGTCAGGGCTGGTGCACAGCGTGGTGATCACTGCGGCCAACGTCGCGGACATAACCCAAGTCGACAAACTGCTACACGGTGCTGAGAACGTGGTCTGCGCCGATGCAGGCTATACCGGTGTCGAGAAGCGCGAAGAGCATGCGGGACGCCACGTCATCTGGCAGATCGCAGCCCGGCGCAGTACCTACAAAAAACACGGTAAACGCAGCGCGCTGTACAAAGCGATGCGCAAGATCGAGAAAGCCAAGGCCCAGGTTCGCGCCAAGGTTGAGCATCCATTTCGAGTGATCAAGCGTCAGTTTGGTTATACGAAAGTGCGTTTCCGAGGCTTGGTGAAAAACACTGCTCAGATGGTGACGCTGTTCGCCCTGTCGAACCTTTGGATGGCGCGTCGATATTTGCTCTCCAGCGCAGGAGAAGTGCGTCCGTAATGAGGGAAATAGCTGCTGCGAGGAGCGTTCAGCGGAAAAAATGGATGGAATAGGCGGCAGACGTGATCGTTTTTGAACGGCTGCCGTTTTTTGAAAGCGCCTATGGCTCAGCAGTCGAAAAATAGCGGCCTACTTCAGACTATCCTTAACGCCAATTTTAATTATGTCTGCGTATTCGCTATCGAGTTTATTGGTTTTAGATTCTCCTGTTGACGCAGTATTTATTTTTTTTGAGAGTACGCCTAAAAGCCATTTTTTATCGTTTGCTGTGAGCCAAAGGGTAGCTTGATACGCATGTTTCCATAAGTAATCCAAGGTTGCTCCCGTGCGGGCTTCTATGATGTTGTTAACTTTCAGGCGATGAAGTGCCTTGGTGGTGTTAGCGGTTGTTTTGTTGTATGGTTTTCTAGACTTTGTTCCAGTAAATAGTATTAGCTCTTCCGTAATTCTCTTTTTAAATGTCTTCACGTCCCCAAATAAATGAAGAGAAATGATGAGGTGTCGGGTGATGGGCATATCTAGCTGATCATTCACAGTGGTGGTTCTTATCCACTGATGGTACTTGCCTGACGCGTACGCGTTATCAATTCTCGACAAAAAATCATGACCAAATTTTGATTGGATGCTTTCGAACATTTTCGTCGTCGCCATTAGGTTTCCACGAGCAAACCCATTTTTCTTGGCTTGTCGACGATAGCATGCGGCTAATACCCCAGATGGAACAGCCGGTAAATCACTATGCAGAAGGTCCTTTGCAAACTGCGCAAATTTTTGCTCGATTTCCGGCACTCTCGAAGGAGAGTGTGAGCCTAATGGTCTCCAGCCACATACGCAGGAGCTAGTTAACATAGGTAATAGCTTGTTTTTTCGGTAAAACGGATGAGTGCAAGTTGGGCAGGCTTGCAATAAAGTCTCACCGTGTCTCCAGCAAGCTGTTACGCCCGGAATATGATGAGATCGTTGCCAGTACGAATGCCCCGTCTCAATAAGATCCGATTGGGCGCAGGAAAGGCAAATCTTAGCCATGCTATGAAAACTTACCTCTCTACGAGGAAGTCTGGATACGAGCGAAGTGCTATTGCCATCATTGACTTTGGAGATGCCTAAGAGCGGCTTGTAAGCAGGAAGAATGGTGTTGCACGCAAGCAACTCATTTAGATTATCGTTCTTGTCGCCAGGAAGCTTCTCCGCAATATCTTCGATTCGTTTAGGGATAATTTTGATAACAAATGGTTCGGTACCAAAAAGATCTTTAAAAGTCTCACGCTCAGTTCTATTTCCCGAAAGTAAATGATATCGGGTAACTCGTGAGTGAAAGGTCTCGTCTGGCATGGACATTGGGAAGAACAGAATTTTTTGAGACATTCGTAAGACTTTAGGTGATGGTCACTTTTTCTCAGACTTTACAGGTCTAGAGACGGTGCGATTTTTTGGGAGAGGGACAGATTTTGCTACTTCAGCAACATTTCCTTGGCAGATATTCGTCACGGCTAAGGTCTTTCAGGCCGCAGCGTTGTTCGGTGGCTTTGGCGAAGCGGCGTAGCATTTCGATCGCGCCATCACGTGCTTCTTTCGATAAGTCGCAGGCTAGATTACGAGCTTCTCCCACTAAGTCCGACCGAATGCTTTCGTAGATGGCCATGCCTTCGGGCGTCACGGTGATTGCCAGAGCACGGCCGTCACTCGCGTCCGGCACACGTTGAACCAGGCCCTGTTTGGCAAGCGAATCGACCAGCCGGCTGGCATTACTCTTGTCGAGAAAAAGCTCGCTGGCCAGCGATTGAACCCGAACAGGCCCAGCCTTGATCACATGCTCTAGCGCGTAGCATTGAGTGACGGACATTCCTTCGCAGCAGCTGCGATCTCTGTCACGAAACTGGTAGACGCGAACCAAATGACTCAGCGCTTCATAGAGCTGTTCGGCGTTCTGGTCGATCTGATCAATCTTTGGCATATCACTCGGCTCGCAATTCCGGGGAAAACGCTAACACCACCTTCGCAGTCGTTGTGACACATTTTTTTGGGCATAAGGGCCGCGAAATTGTTCCAAGATATTAGTTGCGGCTCGCAACGTATTTTCCGATTGTGAATTGGAGATGAGGCTTGTAGGCCTCTCGGAGGCGGTTCACCGATACATTCTCGCGTGCCGGGAGCGTCGATGAAGGCGATGCGCAGGATGGTAGACACGATCAAACACTGGCGCATCCATCGATCCACTACGGATGACCTGAGGGATTTTTCTCGCAGGTACAACGCTGTGATTCGAGGATGGATCGAATACTACGGTAAATTCTGGTACAGAAACTTCAGCTATCGATTGTGGAGCGCGTTGCAATCGCGCCTGCTCAAATGGATGAAGAGCAAGTACCGAATCTCTATACGTCAAGCGGAGCATCGGCTGCGTCTTGTTCGAAGAGAGAATCCGGAGCTGTTCGCGCATTGGTATTTACTACGTGCATCGAATGTGTGATCAAGAGCCGTATGACGGGAGACTGTCACGTACGGTTCTGTGAGCAGCCGAGGGGTGAAATTCCCTTCGGCTGACTCGACTCGCTGGGTCGCTACGTAGCGGAAAACGGGCGGCAGCGATCATGAGTTTGATCCAGTCTGCGCGGCTGAATGGTCATGACCCGTACGCCTATCTAAAGGATGTTCTCACGCGTTTACCGACGCAGCGGGCGAGTGAAATCGAGCTGCTGCTTCCGCATAAGTGGCAGCCGGTTTAATCACGCAAGATGTGATGCCCGGACGCATACAGCCCACCTACTGAAAGTTGAGGCGCAATTACGCAAAGCGTATAGATCTGCATTTTTCTGCGGCGTGCTATTTGTTTTCGCGATGATGGCCATCGTTATGTTGGGTTTGGCCGCTGAACAACCAATGGACCAAAAAGCCATTGCCGAAGGCTGGGCACCTCTTATCATGCTGATGGCAGCAATCTCGGGCATTTGTCATTTTTTTCACGGGGTGGTTAAGAACAAAATCCAGAGTCTGGATCAATGAATAGACCGCAGGCCAGCAGTATGCCATTTAGCGGCCTTTGCCAGTACACACGCGGTTAAGTCAGCTGGAGCTGAGGGAGTCGGAAACCCTCAACGAGGACTACGAAATAAATGCCTCATCATGATCACCGCGAATACCGCACCTACATGAGGCAACACCATGAAAACATTTGTTTTAGACGATGGCCGCTTGATCGGCGTGATTGAACACAAGGTCGAAGTACCCTACTGGACCCCCTATGGTAGCCAGGTGCAGATCCGTCCTGAGTACGAGTTCATTGACACTGGTGAGCGTCTTGGTACCAACGAATCAGCTCCTGGCTGGACCATCGAGGAGCAGGCGCCCCTAGGCGCGAGGGCCCTGGAGCCGCTATTCAACAAATAGTTGAATAGCGGCTCACTGATTGCTATTATTTGATCAACGCATATGGTTAACCATGTGCCTACCTTCCGAGGCCCGCTTGCGAGAAATCGCTGCGGGCTTTCGTGTTTTTGGCATAGGGAAATCACTCGGCATGCATTATGTCGCTTACCTGGATGAGTTTGGCCACGTCGGTCAGTACGTCGCTCGGAACCACCCCAAGTACAAAACCAGCCCTGTATTTGGCCTCGGCGGCATGCTTATCCCTGCCCATGAAGTGCGCGAGTTCGCGATTTACTTCTACAAACTAAAGTGCCAACTGCTGTCCTACGACCTGGTGCACGACAACCCCGGCAATCTGCCGGCGTACTAGTGGGAAAAAAAGGGCTCGCAGCTGTACGCGCCCAGGAACGTTCAAAAGTACAAAGAGTTAAGACGCTCGACCTTCCGACTGCTAACCCATATCAAGGGTATCAAGGGGCATGTGTTCTACACCGGGGAACATAAGACCACCGACCCTGATGCGCATGACTCGACTGAGACGTTCAAGCGGCAGCTGTTGCAGTCCGTGCGCAAAATTGACCGTTTCTGCGCTAAGGAAGGCTCGACGTTTATCCTGGTGTTGGATGAGCAGAAAGCCGGCAACGAGTGGCGTGAGCGCAACGTTGAAGCCTGTACGTTGGCCATGTTCGAAGATGCCTCCGAAAAATGCCGCACGATGATTGAGCCGCCGTTGCAGGGAGAAAGCTACCTGTTCCAGACTTTGCAGTGCGCAGACTGGCTTTGTGGCTTAATCGGTCGCCTGACCGCGCTGAGCGTGGCACCGGATGAGTACCCAGATTGGCAGTTGTTCGACACCTACTTTGCGGAGCGGTTAAGCGTCGTGGCATTGCCGTGCAGCGGGTTGGAGCATCAGAAGACCGCAGA of Pseudomonas fluorescens contains these proteins:
- a CDS encoding ATP-binding protein; this encodes MAWAAPAIGEPLVLTDEERAWIAEHPVVRIAIDPYWKPVEYFENGQYMGLASEYVRQVERLTGLRFEIVHTGGWGTVTEMLKHKEVDVLPATLRGLTTASVADQITFTHNYFIGTTVVITREQGTSIYDLQKLDGKTVSLKGGGAYQDRIQTLYPNVKILPSHKPDQELRAVVSGEADAVVGAGAVLLPYLTRKYQGVLHVAGAIGSLPMELSMGVREDLPVLHSIINKALSSLSAKETDQMVERWFCKTDYGAPSLPVLLIYYSPQITLIVFSLLLISGFALHARSQRRRAVRSEKEKTMFLAVLSHEIRSPMNAILASMELLQQFELPKEPRRLLDVASNSAEHLLRLLDDVLDISKLEAGRLQLDIAPLDIMDLSRTVTDLLNFGAQEKGIALTLIEDGPITRRLILDRLRVGQVLHNLIGNAVKFTLSGGVTVTLRHETIASKEHRAGLYVRIADSGIGMDMTARGRLFKPYSQASASTARKFGGTGLGLLICRQLVELMEGTIEVDSELNRGTTITVYLPCETGTALGPVHDKAQTSPKQKLQLTETSQLNVLLVEDTFANQAVFQAQLDVLGCRHRLAADGLSALRALDEAEYDIVLLDCDLPDITGYDFARRWREQETARGLAPTPILAISASTDFSHTSACFEAGMDGVLKKPIKLDSLRDALQLWSEASLEHVIDDVPVQEMLDLNAVVQELKADFHGLKLAHESGNAEEAARYAHRLVGACEVLKMPPQTAAQARRLEHRFRQGVGDTNAISSLELDEFECSLYDWATTSAARPFIND
- a CDS encoding EAL domain-containing protein, with protein sequence MPGEQRVGQTKSPRVLIVGDGGKWAASSLWYKPTVVADLEAASKVLHTRKFDLVLNPVSAGHDDGMALPSLLLNLGQQGVLSQLPHVLWCSDSTSGVLDSHAQLARDAGVSVQVVPSLSSDTAQDVLKVLAKGHSNGSQYVASDLCGVTDQELLKALLANLDIRIVLQPQVDLITGKYVGAEALARWQHPVLGNISPSVFVPLANNAGLNVLLFHYVEAKVVALLRRLKKLGIAIPISANASAITLCTPGLANRLEQRLKLAEVPNSLFKIELTEDVPIDDMLPLSTALCGLRLRGFSVAMDDFGCGASTLNLLTRLPFSELKIDGRFVRGMAHKPGCRAAVSGAIAIAREMKLEFVAEGIETPEQIETLLDAGCRVGQGFALSPPLEVNDFIRALASNAQSA
- a CDS encoding DUF4398 domain-containing protein, whose product is MSIQTMGRRAGYLVLFATVVSVLSACASAPVPSEQISLSTNAVNRAVSAGATEYAPEQMKTAQDKMFLMERAVGEKNYAQAKILAEQIEVDAALAERTARTAKTQKQLRDAQSGIQVLKQEMLQAPDSAPSPVRSVF
- a CDS encoding OmpA family protein, whose amino-acid sequence is MAYVAKQKISLAEQTILGRKAEAGLSTIDAQRTQVQLDVRTQQLKALQAMKAKQTPRGEVVTFGDVLFDTGKANLKPGNQRNVQQLADFLVSNPERKVLIEGFTDSVGADAFNQRLSDQRAQSVAFALQRLGVDMSRITTKGYGKQYPIADDSSAQSLQLNRRVEVIISNAESAVDSRG
- a CDS encoding catalase; its protein translation is MSETKVLTTASGAPVSDNQNSRSAGPRGPLLLDDFHLIEKLAHFNRENIPERRVHAKGSGAYGTFTVTRDISKYTSAKLFESVGKQTPTFLRFSTVGGERGSADTERDPRGFALKFYTEEGNWDIVGNNTPVFFIRDPLKFPDFIHTQKRLPQSNLKSAQAMWDFWSYSPEALHQITILFSDRGIPDGYRHMHGFGSHTYSLINAKGERHWVKWHYKTQQGIKNLTPDAAARLAGTDPDYAQRDLFNAIEHGDFPRWSVCIQVMSEAQASAHYENPFDVTKTWSQKEFPLIEIGELELNRNPLNYFAEVEQAAFGPSNVVPGVGLSPDRMLQGRVFAYADAHRYRVGTNHQQLPVNAPRSPVNNHQRDGAMAFGSNGGAAANYESNSYADAPQQAPRYADPALVLSGAADRFDHREDTDYYSQAGALFRLMNDQQRALLIDNIAGAMAGVSAQVILRQLQYFFKADPAYGEGIAQALGVSLN
- a CDS encoding IS5 family transposase, yielding MKQMTFADAEYAGKRKQTRKELFLIEIHRVVPWKGLIALIQPHYPTGEGGRPAYPLMAMLRVHLMQNWFGYSDPAMEEALYETTILRQFSGLSLERIPDETTILNFRRLLEKHELAAGILGVINGYLGDRGLSLRQGTIVDATLIHAPSSTKNKDGKRDLEMHQTKKGNQYYFGAKAHIGVDDESGLVHSVVITAANVADITQVDKLLHGAENVVCADAGYTGVEKREEHAGRHVIWQIAARRSTYKKHGKRSALYKAMRKIEKAKAQVRAKVEHPFRVIKRQFGYTKVRFRGLVKNTAQMVTLFALSNLWMARRYLLSSAGEVRP
- a CDS encoding TniQ family protein translates to MSQKILFFPMSMPDETFHSRVTRYHLLSGNRTERETFKDLFGTEPFVIKIIPKRIEDIAEKLPGDKNDNLNELLACNTILPAYKPLLGISKVNDGNSTSLVSRLPRREVSFHSMAKICLSCAQSDLIETGHSYWQRSHHIPGVTACWRHGETLLQACPTCTHPFYRKNKLLPMLTSSCVCGWRPLGSHSPSRVPEIEQKFAQFAKDLLHSDLPAVPSGVLAACYRRQAKKNGFARGNLMATTKMFESIQSKFGHDFLSRIDNAYASGKYHQWIRTTTVNDQLDMPITRHLIISLHLFGDVKTFKKRITEELILFTGTKSRKPYNKTTANTTKALHRLKVNNIIEARTGATLDYLWKHAYQATLWLTANDKKWLLGVLSKKINTASTGESKTNKLDSEYADIIKIGVKDSLK
- a CDS encoding MarR family winged helix-turn-helix transcriptional regulator, translating into MPKIDQIDQNAEQLYEALSHLVRVYQFRDRDRSCCEGMSVTQCYALEHVIKAGPVRVQSLASELFLDKSNASRLVDSLAKQGLVQRVPDASDGRALAITVTPEGMAIYESIRSDLVGEARNLACDLSKEARDGAIEMLRRFAKATEQRCGLKDLSRDEYLPRKCC
- a CDS encoding group II intron maturase-specific domain-containing protein, with amino-acid sequence MVDTIKHWRIHRSTTDDLRDFSRRYNAVIRGWIEYYGKFWYRNFSYRLWSALQSRLLKWMKSKYRISIRQAEHRLRLVRRENPELFAHWYLLRASNV
- a CDS encoding DUF3800 domain-containing protein translates to MHYVAYLDEFGHVGQYVARNHPKYKTSPVFGLGGMLIPAHEVREFAIYFYKLKCQLLSYDLVHDNPGNLPAY